In Brevundimonas sp. SGAir0440, one DNA window encodes the following:
- a CDS encoding carbonic anhydrase, translating into MSDIEDELTAGYRRFRAEHWPTARAEYETLATKGQKPHTLIVACSDSRADPALIFDAKPGELFVVRNVANLVPPYEPDGKLHGVSAALEFGVKVLGVKRIVVMGHAHCGGVNAMINGAPEIVADFVAPWIAQGTPVVQHVAETVAPDQLERAAEEAIVRLSIRNLRTFPWIAEREAKGELQLSGLHFGIAEGALTALTDKPRFEPLD; encoded by the coding sequence ATGAGCGACATCGAAGACGAACTGACCGCCGGCTATCGCCGCTTCCGCGCCGAGCACTGGCCGACGGCCCGCGCCGAGTACGAAACCCTGGCGACCAAGGGCCAGAAGCCGCACACCCTGATCGTGGCCTGTTCCGACAGCCGCGCCGATCCGGCCCTGATCTTCGACGCCAAGCCGGGCGAACTGTTCGTCGTGCGCAACGTCGCCAACCTGGTCCCGCCCTATGAGCCGGACGGCAAGCTGCACGGCGTGTCGGCGGCGCTGGAGTTCGGGGTCAAGGTGCTGGGCGTCAAGCGGATCGTGGTCATGGGCCACGCCCACTGCGGCGGGGTCAACGCCATGATCAACGGCGCCCCTGAAATCGTCGCCGACTTCGTCGCCCCCTGGATCGCGCAAGGGACGCCCGTCGTCCAGCATGTCGCCGAAACCGTCGCCCCCGACCAACTGGAGCGCGCGGCCGAAGAAGCCATCGTGCGGCTGTCAATCCGGAACTTGCGCACCTTCCCCTGGATCGCCGAGCGCGAAGCCAAGGGCGAACTTCAGCTCAGCGGCCTGCACTTCGGCATCGCCGAGGGCGCGCTGACGGCCCTGACCGACAAGCCCCGGTTCGAACCGTTGGATTGA
- the pgsA gene encoding CDP-diacylglycerol--glycerol-3-phosphate 3-phosphatidyltransferase codes for MTSAHRANPIPNILTGLRLAAGVVMFAMMAGAAPGALEAWLSPETQGKFSVWAFWIFVIAASTDWVDGYLARRWNATTRWGAILDPIADKVLVTGAILGVLASGSLPGIALPCGLILFREFAVSALRETMAGRIELPVTLAAKWKTTVQMVALAALQLTLLWGALGLQNDDGSPLAWQPAFESFAIFLIWFAAIITLWTGWQYFSEARRQMRDL; via the coding sequence ATGACCTCCGCCCACCGCGCCAACCCCATCCCCAACATCCTGACCGGGCTGCGTCTGGCGGCCGGTGTGGTGATGTTCGCCATGATGGCCGGGGCCGCCCCCGGGGCTCTGGAGGCCTGGCTGTCGCCGGAAACGCAAGGGAAGTTCAGCGTCTGGGCGTTCTGGATCTTCGTCATCGCCGCCTCGACCGACTGGGTCGACGGCTATCTGGCCCGGCGCTGGAACGCGACCACGCGCTGGGGCGCCATTCTGGATCCCATCGCCGACAAGGTGTTGGTGACCGGGGCCATCCTGGGCGTCCTTGCCTCGGGATCCCTGCCCGGCATCGCCCTGCCCTGCGGCCTGATCCTGTTCCGCGAATTCGCCGTCTCCGCCCTGCGCGAGACGATGGCCGGCCGCATCGAACTGCCCGTCACCCTGGCCGCCAAATGGAAGACCACGGTGCAGATGGTGGCGCTCGCCGCGCTTCAGCTGACCCTGCTGTGGGGCGCCCTGGGCCTGCAGAACGACGACGGATCGCCGCTGGCCTGGCAGCCGGCGTTCGAATCCTTCGCCATCTTCCTGATCTGGTTCGCCGCCATCATCACCCTGTGGACCGGCTGGCAGTATTTCAGCGAAGCCCGTCGCCAGATGCGCGACCTTTAG
- a CDS encoding TIGR02281 family clan AA aspartic protease — protein sequence MVRIDTQSVVVLGFALMASFGTALTIRHLEGDGMAQAATPVVEAAVGASGTDAQVVKGADGHYWAEANIDGKAVRVLVDTGASVVALTRADALRLGVDPEPEAFTGKVQTASGVVRAAPVQLKTISVAGARVDRVEALVVEQGLEYSLLGMSYLGRLSAFSATPAGLTLRP from the coding sequence ATGGTTCGCATCGATACCCAGTCTGTCGTGGTCCTCGGCTTCGCGCTCATGGCGTCGTTCGGCACGGCGCTGACGATCCGCCATCTGGAAGGCGACGGCATGGCCCAGGCGGCGACGCCCGTGGTCGAGGCGGCGGTGGGCGCCTCCGGAACCGACGCCCAGGTGGTCAAGGGCGCGGACGGCCACTACTGGGCCGAGGCCAATATCGACGGCAAGGCGGTGCGGGTGCTGGTGGACACCGGCGCCAGCGTGGTCGCCCTGACGCGCGCCGACGCCCTGCGGTTGGGCGTCGATCCCGAGCCCGAAGCGTTCACCGGCAAGGTCCAGACCGCATCGGGCGTCGTGCGCGCGGCGCCGGTCCAGCTGAAGACGATCTCGGTCGCGGGCGCGCGGGTGGACCGGGTCGAGGCCCTGGTGGTGGAGCAGGGGCTGGAATACTCCCTGCTGGGCATGAGCTATCTGGGCCGGCTTTCCGCCTTTTCCGCCACGCCGGCCGGGCTGACGCTGCGGCCCTAA
- a CDS encoding DUF1289 domain-containing protein, with protein sequence MSATTPSRPGPPKAIATPCVMVCAVDGESGLCLGCFRTLKEIAGWRALSDAERAAVMADLPSRRSQIDPVKLG encoded by the coding sequence ATGAGCGCGACGACCCCGAGCCGGCCCGGACCGCCCAAGGCCATCGCCACGCCCTGCGTCATGGTGTGCGCGGTCGATGGCGAGAGCGGCCTGTGTCTGGGCTGTTTTCGCACGCTGAAGGAGATCGCCGGCTGGCGGGCGCTGAGCGACGCCGAGCGCGCGGCGGTCATGGCCGACCTGCCGTCGCGCCGCAGTCAGATCGATCCGGTCAAGCTGGGCTAG
- a CDS encoding crotonase/enoyl-CoA hydratase family protein — translation MGLITEEKRGAILIWTLDREARLNALPDLGDGDEVAAACERVNADPSIRCVVLTGAGRAFSAGGDLTAMRDGRDLFEGSGAAIRERYRRVVHRIVRSLYGLEVPLIAAVNGPAMGLGCDIAGLGDIRIASERASFGVPFLKLGIIPGDGGSWLLPRNIGYARAAELLFTARSIDAATAAEWGLVNRVVAHEDLMTEALAVAAQVAAQPPQALRMAKTLLRQGRDTTFDQMLEMSAAMQALAHLTEDHQEGVAAVLEKRPGDFTGR, via the coding sequence ATGGGCCTGATCACCGAAGAGAAGCGGGGCGCGATCCTGATCTGGACGCTGGATCGCGAGGCGCGGCTGAACGCCCTGCCCGATCTGGGGGACGGCGACGAGGTCGCGGCGGCGTGCGAGCGGGTCAATGCTGATCCGTCGATCCGCTGCGTGGTCCTGACCGGCGCCGGGCGGGCGTTCTCGGCCGGCGGCGATCTGACGGCGATGCGGGACGGGCGCGACCTGTTCGAGGGCTCGGGCGCCGCCATCCGCGAACGCTATCGCCGCGTCGTCCACCGGATCGTGCGGTCTCTGTATGGGCTGGAGGTTCCGCTGATCGCCGCCGTCAACGGGCCGGCGATGGGGCTGGGCTGCGATATCGCGGGGCTCGGGGACATCCGCATCGCGTCTGAGCGCGCCAGCTTCGGCGTGCCTTTCCTGAAGCTGGGCATCATTCCAGGCGACGGCGGGTCCTGGCTGCTGCCGCGCAACATCGGTTACGCCCGCGCCGCCGAGCTGCTGTTCACGGCCCGCTCCATCGATGCCGCGACGGCGGCCGAATGGGGGCTGGTCAACCGCGTGGTCGCGCATGAGGACCTCATGACCGAGGCCCTGGCTGTCGCCGCCCAGGTCGCGGCCCAGCCGCCCCAGGCCCTGCGCATGGCCAAGACCCTGCTGCGTCAGGGTCGCGACACCACCTTCGACCAGATGCTGGAGATGTCGGCGGCGATGCAGGCGCTGGCCCACCTGACCGAGGACCATCAGGAAGGCGTCGCCGCCGTGCTGGAAAAGCGGCCGGGCGACTTCACCGGCCGCTGA
- a CDS encoding HlyD family secretion protein — translation MPGFLKKKRTWIGLLLVIVLAVGFMLFQSAAKTKKAEQEKAAATKVDSPYAAIANGKVDVEGGIIQIAARRGGIVRDVLVQEGDRVVAGQILARQEDDEARLAVQAAAAAVSQAESQLAQIRVDIRTAQREQERLQRLVATNFVAAQRMDQAQDAIATAQARLGSQVAAVQTARAQLDQARYNQELTVIRAPTNGRIVRRYANPGAGASTLNVSNMFDLEPDAPRIVRAEVVESDLPNLTDGQAVEISPEGDASKVYIGAVMRRAAVFGARKLASDDPSQRSDERVVEVVASAGDAPLLIGQRVLVKFMKPGETAGAKRAVAAGVGPSEAMKTK, via the coding sequence ATGCCCGGCTTTCTGAAGAAAAAACGCACCTGGATCGGCCTGCTGCTGGTGATCGTGCTGGCGGTCGGCTTCATGCTGTTCCAGTCCGCCGCCAAGACCAAGAAGGCCGAGCAGGAGAAGGCGGCGGCGACCAAGGTCGACAGCCCCTATGCCGCCATCGCCAACGGCAAGGTCGACGTCGAGGGCGGCATCATCCAGATCGCGGCGCGTCGCGGCGGCATCGTCCGTGATGTTCTGGTTCAGGAAGGCGATCGCGTCGTCGCCGGTCAGATCCTGGCCCGTCAGGAAGACGACGAGGCGCGTCTGGCGGTTCAGGCCGCCGCCGCCGCCGTCAGCCAGGCCGAAAGCCAACTGGCCCAGATCCGCGTGGACATCCGCACCGCCCAGCGCGAGCAGGAGCGTCTGCAACGCCTCGTCGCCACCAACTTCGTCGCCGCCCAGCGCATGGACCAGGCCCAAGACGCCATCGCCACCGCCCAGGCCCGCCTGGGGTCGCAGGTCGCCGCCGTCCAGACCGCGCGCGCTCAGCTGGATCAGGCCCGCTACAATCAGGAACTGACGGTCATCCGCGCCCCGACCAACGGCCGGATCGTGCGCCGTTACGCCAACCCCGGCGCCGGCGCCTCGACCCTGAACGTCTCTAATATGTTCGATCTGGAACCCGACGCGCCGCGCATCGTCCGCGCCGAGGTGGTCGAGAGCGACCTGCCGAACCTGACCGACGGCCAGGCCGTCGAGATCAGCCCTGAGGGCGACGCCAGCAAGGTCTATATCGGCGCCGTCATGCGTCGGGCCGCCGTGTTCGGCGCGCGCAAACTGGCCTCTGACGACCCCTCGCAGCGCAGCGACGAGCGGGTGGTGGAAGTGGTCGCCTCGGCCGGCGATGCGCCCCTGCTGATCGGACAGCGGGTGCTGGTCAAGTTCATGAAGCCGGGCGAGACCGCCGGGGCCAAACGCGCGGTCGCCGCCGGCGTCGGGCCCAGCGAGGCCATGAAGACGAAATAG
- a CDS encoding ABC transporter ATP-binding protein, whose translation MNVHTKVHGKHGDFAIEAKSLVKRFKSGKTWVDVLKGVDFDARHGDLTMVMGPSGSGKSTLIAALSGLLKPEEGRVDALDVDDLWKLSSGRIDKFRLDNCGFIFQGFNLFPALTALQQVETVLKFQGLTAGQAKKRATIALEEVGLGHRLHQRPAALSGGEKQRVAIARALAKDPKILFADEPTSALDGENGQVVIKLLRRAATEHGAAVICVTHDPRLEAWADRVIHIEDGKILDDQRRIPDPNAILASH comes from the coding sequence ATGAACGTTCATACAAAGGTTCACGGCAAGCACGGCGACTTCGCCATCGAGGCCAAAAGCCTGGTCAAGCGGTTCAAGTCCGGCAAGACCTGGGTGGATGTGCTGAAAGGCGTCGATTTCGATGCGCGGCATGGCGACCTGACCATGGTCATGGGTCCTTCCGGCTCGGGCAAGTCCACCCTGATCGCAGCCCTGTCGGGCCTGCTGAAGCCTGAAGAGGGCCGGGTGGACGCGTTGGACGTCGACGATCTGTGGAAGCTGTCCTCGGGCCGGATCGATAAATTCCGCCTGGATAACTGCGGCTTCATCTTCCAGGGCTTCAACCTGTTTCCCGCGCTGACGGCGCTTCAGCAGGTCGAGACGGTGCTGAAGTTTCAGGGGCTGACTGCGGGCCAGGCCAAGAAGCGCGCCACGATCGCCCTTGAAGAGGTCGGCCTGGGCCACCGTCTGCACCAGCGGCCGGCGGCTTTGTCGGGTGGTGAAAAGCAGCGCGTCGCCATCGCCCGCGCTCTGGCCAAGGACCCGAAGATCCTGTTCGCCGACGAACCCACCTCCGCCCTGGACGGCGAGAACGGCCAGGTGGTCATCAAGCTGCTGCGCCGCGCCGCCACCGAACACGGCGCCGCCGTCATCTGCGTGACCCATGATCCACGCCTGGAGGCCTGGGCCGACCGGGTCATCCACATCGAGGACGGCAAAATCCTGGACGACCAGCGCCGCATCCCCGATCCGAACGCCATCCTGGCGTCCCACTAA